The Oreochromis aureus strain Israel breed Guangdong linkage group 7, ZZ_aureus, whole genome shotgun sequence region GCAGTGGGGAAGTGGATGGTGTTTTATTTGATACATTTTATTCTGCAGTGGGAAAATGTCACCATGTGCATTCAGTGTTATCAGTGAATGCACACGGCTATCCCTTGTCGACAACATAGCTTCAGTGTTGAAGAGAGAAATGTCAGCATATGCTCTTTAACAGCCAATCTCTCAGTAAACTGAGAGAGACAGTGGGTGGAACTTCAATGCAGTGGTGCCAGTAACATCAACCGTTAAATATGTTAACGCTGAGCCTGAAATGCGGTTGAATATTAAATCggtagaaagaaaaagaggaaagttCCCTCATAATACTTCTGTTTCTTAACCGCGGTAAGCTATAAATTGCTCAATATGTTATGTACAGGATTATTGCAGTTGCTACTTCTCAAGATACGAGTGCACTGCAGTTGCAGTTTTGTAAAAGTCCTGCAAATTTTGTCACATACCAGAAACACCTCTTGACAGGATAGCCATTTAATGCAGTATGGCTCAACGGGAACACAAAGCTGCCATAGTTTGTGTGGCAGCTATATACTTGTCTGAGATGGTTCAAAGGTTTGAACCATAAGTTTAATGCAGAGCTATTTAATGTAATTATAGTTATGAAAATAATTATATGTAAAAGAATCCTTTGTTATGATGCAGGATCAGTGCACAAATAACATAATAACCACAGAGTCTTGGATGTTAAGCTAGTTCGTCcgaacatgttttcttttttaatgtttgttctTTAACAGAAGCCTTGTGAAAAGTGACCGGCTGAGAAatgacagaggaagaggaacCACGATTTCTATTTACAGTGTGATGAAAAGTGCAGAGCAAAGGTGCCTTGCTTAATCAAGCTGACACAAAACCCAGAACCACCAACCCCAACTGTTAGGTTTAACTTTCCTGTTTTTTACACAGTGCGTGAAAAGAAAATTGGGACAAAAATGCTTAAAATATCAAACTATTTTGAACAAGTTTAAACATGTGGTTTGAATTCGGCATTTTACTTTACTTAACTTTAACAATCACTGAAATGAACATAGTGCAGCTTATGTTGACTGCTCAGAATACAAATATGACAACTCTGCTTTTGTCAGTGTGCACACATTAACTCgctcaaaaaatgaaaatgtaccaGCTTGTAATAATAATCAAGTATGGCTGACTTCTAAAAGATACAAAAGCTCATGTTATCCTGTCATGATAAGCCGTCTAAAACGCACATAACAACAGTTCAGCAGTTTCAAGAGCAAGTTTCTTCTGTTAAATCCACAGTGCTCACTTACAGTATTTCAATCATTTAAAATTTGACGATTAATCATTAAAGTTTCTTAAGTTTTACTCACCATCTTGTGGACGACTTTCCCAGGCGGAGAGTTGGTCAACAACTGGTTGGTGGATAAAGGAGAGTGTTTGTTCAGTGTTTGTTCAGTGCCTCTGTGCgagtttctgtttctgtcacaGAGAGAAAGGCACTGAGATAGTGACTGTTGATAGTGAATGACAAAGAGTGTGGCTGAGCATTGAGCATGTATGTCTGAGGGGGGGATGTATACTCCCGTTCTTTCGGTGACATAAGCATCTGTCTACAACTGACTACTTCCTCTCTTAGTagtatgtgtgttttgtgtgactgTGGGTGTCACAACTTCTGTTATCTCTGTGTTTTGATCTCATTGATTTGCCTATCCCTGGCAAATTCCCTGCAGTTTCCCTCTGTGCTTAACAAATGATGTTCACTCAGTCAGAGGcaggtcaaaatgaaaaaacaaaacaaaacagccacaGTCAAAACTGTTCCATAGCAACTGTGTTAAAGAAGTGTTATAGCTTGTATGATGAAAAggtttttggtcagcagtgcgAGAAGACAACAAGCCATAGCCAATGAACAACATTAGTAGACAGCACAGGAAACATTGTGGTCATATGAGCGGCGCAAAGACAAGACAAGCGTATAAGACCAGCGTACATCCATGCTAGTGGCTCTTTGAAGCCATAGAAGTGCTTTGAGCTAAATCAGAAGTGCCACAATTCAGTTCACAGAGGGGCAAACTGGTAAATGACAATCACATAAAGGGCCAAGCTTATATATATTGAATTTATCACATTGCCTCATGTACTTTATGCAATTGTGTTTTCACACACTTACACTTTAAGTTTATCTTATCATGTTTTCAAATGATAAGTCAGTGGTTTTATGGGAAATTTCATAAATATGAAGAAAAAGACCTTTGATGGTGTTACTTACATACACTATTCAGAGTTCTGACATGAAAATTGGCTGCATGTAAGGATTTAAGAATTGCAAATGCACACTGTAGTTTTTCTGTTGTGAGAAAGTGAGCTTTACAGCTCCACTAAAAGAATACTTATAGTACGGTGCTTCATTTAGAAAACCTCTGTTAACGCTTCATGGCTTAGGTTTTGTTGTGGGTGTGTGGATTCAAAATGGCAATGATGATTACAAATAATCTTGTAGGAAATGCACAAGGGTAAAGAAGCAATTTATGTACTCTGCCACTTCTTCATGAATTGTCTGCCTTCAGCATTAGCAGTCTTCTTTTTTGCCAGTCTTTATTAGCTAGCTTATTACTCTGCATGTCCAGTGTCTGGGGTACCTTTTACTAAATTTTGCAAGCGCATATGTAACTGCAGGCGATAGCTACAGCTGGGTGGACCGAAATTTAATCAGAAGATTAAATGATAAGTAAAATTTGCAGAGAAGTTTCAGTTTCAGCATGCTAACAGCTAATAAGCTCAGTTTAGAACTGAGAACACACTATTTataaagagcagaaaatacaaGTGTCAACACGGCTTTCTATGTGAAAGTTGAGTAACTCCACCAGTTCAACCTCATTAACCCTAAAGAGAGCTAAGCAACCCCCTAGTGGACACCAGTATGGCattttctatattattttgtagtaacaaataaaacaaatccaTGCAACATAGAATTTGTACCAGGAATCAGAACAAGCTGTAAAATCTGGACAGACAGTATTTTTAATGATGGCTACACATATTTTGTTGCATCCTTTCATGTTTTGTAATTTGCTTGTTCCTTTTCTTCTCTGTCCTCCTTCCTCCACTGTGTTTGACATGCTCTGTATTTGTGGTTACAGGCCTGACCAAcctgctgtgtttgtctgttgTTTCTTTTCGCACCAACTGGTCCGGTTGGTGGTCAGTGGGGTCAGCGGAAGCTCAAAGGGATTATTTGGGTTTCTCTCAAAGGTATCTAATCGACCTGGCTTCCTTTTCCTTGGAATTTGCGAGGCACGTTATGCCAGCATGCAAATTTGACACAGAGACAGTTTAAAATGACTTTCTGTCTGACTTCAAccttcattcttcttcttcttacttATAATTCATATTTTGAGGTGAAGGCGAGAGCTGAATTTAGAGCCGGTTATGTGAtggatgtgtttttcttttcgctttttttgctttgttataTTGTACCATGTTTTGATTAGATTTATTGTTCAACTTATTGTACATTCACCTTCTGTTACACATCATAGCTATGTTACAACCCACTATTCTTCACATCTGTTATATTATGTGTTACTACCTTTAGCATCAACTGATTATCAGGATTCCtcatttttaaagcttttactttcttttctgttttcttttgtgatgtataAACCTCTATGTTATGCATATTTCAGTAGGGAACCTTTCCTTTTTTGTACTTGCACAGTGGATGTGTTTGAAAGGTCTAGACAGACATGTTAGTAAAAAGCACAGTCTGCTCTGTCTTGAAATTACTTTCTTCCCTTTTTACATATGAAGTCAGAGAAAACAGCTCTTTTAAAGGGCAGTTGAAATGCTTGAACGAGACCACGCCATTGTTGTCTGCTTAtcttttcaaatgtattttatttcttgTAAAATATCCACCTTATTATTGTAAGATCCAGCAGATCATCATCTATACATTGACTTTATTGATTCTTATGAGTCCAGTTTTGAGGTCTTTGTTTAATCATTGGCTCAAGTCAAATCCACGTGTTGATACTCTTTCTGTTTCATATTAAAAATTTTAGGTAGGTAATCGCTTCTTCCTCCCTTTTTCGTCATTATTCCTCCAATTGGCTGTAGGAGTGCATCTTCTCTGCCCTCTCTTCATTGTATCCGTGGGAGTGTTCCCGCTCgttgcctcctcttcctctgtcctCCTGGCAGTGAATCCCCAGCCTCTTCTGCAGCTTCTCCTCCTGGAGGCGGAGCTCCATAGAGTCCACCAGGTTGTAGATGTTATCCAGGGACCACGTAGGTGATGGAAACCATGTTTTGGTGTCACCATCCTTTCCCACAACCACCATGCTGAAATAGTCCTTATTGATCTTTAGCTGTTCTCTTATATTGTTGACCATGTCAGGCGTCAACGACTCAACCTCAGTCTGACTGCGACCTGGGGGAAGGATGACAGAATGGGAGTcatttaaattacacaaaacagtGAAAAGCGAAAGAAACGAAAACTAGGATAACCCAGATTCGTTCAGATTAGATAAAATCTTATGACAGCTCAACCTTAAAACCACAgccaaaacaaaactttcaaaAGCATTTCCTCTAGGCTCCAAAAGGGAGAGAGTCCCATATacttccatgttaaaatgctcGACTTTACAGCAAAAATAAACCTTTTACTACCTGGAACAGAAACTGTTTTGTGCTTTGCAGCTAAATTTCCCCTTTGTGTCATCTGTGCTgacattgattttatttttgtatacaAAAATGAGTCAAAAAAATGGTCAAaatcgtttttttgttttcgtgCAGCATGTATTGCTATTTATCCATTGGGATCATTTTTGGTGTAAGTTACCCCGTTTTGAAGATATCAGCTGTGTAGATCTCTTTGCTATAATGAAGATACCAGTCAGTAGAACAGGGGTGGGGAacgccaggcctcaagggccggtgtcctgcaggttttagatgtgtccttgatccaacacagctgatttaaatggctaaactaCCTCCtaaacatgtcttgaagttctccagaggctggtaatgaactaatcattcgattcaggtgtgttgacccagggtgagatctaaaacctgcaggacaccagcacttgaggcctggagtttcccACCACTGATGTAGAAACAGTTTTCTCTCTGCCAAACTACACCTGCCAACTGCATCACTGTGCAGGCCGAACCACATATCTATATGTGGCAAAAGGTTAGCAGTAGTGACAGCATGACAGAATATAAATACTGAATGTGTCTTCCTCAGCCACACGCTTCCTTTGGTTGACAGATGTAGCCTTTTGGAGTCCACAAAACAGGTGAGATCATGCAAACcacatccatctttttttttttttcttacaaagaATCTGCTCTTAAACCAAAATGTTTATGCTCCATTAGCGTCCCATACACCTGGAATGCCCCACATTGCCATGACGTACCATTTAAGGGAAATAACTCAACAGTTCCTGATGCTTTTCCTTCCGTTCCTATCAGCTTTAGTACGGCAAAGTGACGAATAcctgagaaaaacacaacagaaggtACATTTAGACTCATTAAAAGGGACTCATTCAGCACAGATAATCAAAACGATCCTTTtttataaagacaaagaaatgcgTTTGTGTCGATGAACCTGTTCAGCTAAGTGTCTGTCTAGCTATGGTTATATATTTCAAATAATATGGCTCTCTTACCGCACAATTTTATAAATGCATAACATTTTTAATACACTAATTTCATATTATAATATTCATTGTTTGATTCTGTCATGATCCGTACAGTTTTGTTTAATGGTATGCTTTTTCAGGTCCAAATTTCACAACCATGACAGATGTACACATGTCTGACTTGGTAACACTTCCTTGTTACCACAGGTCTTTTAAAAAACGTACCCAGGGGACATTCCTGTCCTCTGacagcagagagctgctgctgaAACAAATAGTCATCCTCAGAGGGAGCAGAGATGAGCAGCAGTCTCCTTTTAGACATGAACctagaaatgaaaaatatagaTTTAAACTTGGATGCCTGTCAGTTTCATTCAGTCATTAGACCACCTTCTATAAAATGGAAGACCATAGATTCAATCATACTTTTACTCAGTTTCTAAATTTGAATTATGCTACACTTTATATCATGATTTGTGTTGATCaaatagaaacaaaaataaacttacacaggAAGCAATAAAGACGAATATGAAGAATAATTACATGATTTAAGAGAAAGATAGGAGACTGGACTGTGAAAGCTTCAGAGATCCATGCTCCACTAAAAAATGGTCGCTGTCACCAcgtgttttttttcactgttgatCATTTAAGGTGATGGAGGGATTAAAATATGCTGACGCTGTTAACCGCAATCttcaaatttattttgagcttgTTTTGTTCTTACTGGATGGTGGTCACTGCAATAAAAACAGATTAATTATATTACCTGAGCAGTGAGTTTTCTACTACAGGCTGTCCCATGTCTTTAGAGCAGGCTGGTGgattctttctttccttctctttttctcgGTGCCTCGAGGGAAAGTTGTCAATGTAGTCAAACAAAGCCTGGCTTGATGGCGGAGCCTCAAAGACTCTCTGGGGGGAAGGATCAGAGCAGGTTAGGGATTACATCTGAAGTCTTTATGGGCATACATAAGCAACTAAACAACAAGGAAAGTGTATTGTGATATAACTGGattatttaaaattgttttcttatttggTGAACGTCAAAGTTATTACACTTGGTCACTTAATAAAGTTGTTCCAGATTACtttaagtgttgctggagtctTCATGTCAGAACTTTGTCTTCTCCATACACCCTGGAAGTAGGTGAAGTAGCGCCAGAAATATTTGTTGCTATGAACATCAAAGTCCCATCTTTGCCTGGTTAAATAATGGGTTCCTCGATGGGTTACTTGAAGTTCAAATATTGCAAATTTGAAATATGAGTGTGTTGTCCTTTTAATCTCTAAACTTATCTGCTATCAGAAAGCCAAATAAGCAGGAAAAGACCAAACTTGGAAAGCTCAGGTGAGATTTTCTTACACTGGCCTTGATGTCATAATCAGTGACAGTCATTGAAAAGAGGTCGGGCGATGACAGGCCGAGTTCTGTTCTCAGCAGAGAGATGGCCCCTAAATCCAAGAAATGCTCTGCTTGGCCACTGAGTGGAGGCTCTGAATCTGAAGCACACacatataaagcatataaatcaatgtgtgcacacacagatgTTAGAGAAAATACCATGTACACGTTACAATGCATGCAACAAAAACAGTAATTATAACCACTATATCCCACAGTGttaaatcagtgtctctgaacGATTTGTGAAGACAGTAAGTACACAGGGCTTTTGTTTGGCTGTGTATTTTCACCAAGTCCTCTTGTGGAAAGGGTGTGTTAACTGTTAAAATGTAACTACTGCAGTATCACAGTGTAGCATGTGAGAGAATTAAACTAAACATTTACTACATACCGCAGTGCAAAATTAAACTGTTACTTCCCGGTTCAGAGAACTACTACCTACTACTCTGGACGTTTTGCTTAGCAGTACACCTGAGCTGTTTATGTTATTCTGACTAAACCACttcactttattattgtgtattGTTATATACTTTATTAGATACTATCTGCTTTTTTTATGGCTGATGGGAACTGTGTTGTATGGGTTAGTTCCCTGATGATGAATTCCACTGACTTTGTTGTGCTCTTGATGTTGTATTCAGCGTCATACTGAGGCTGAACTTTGTAGTTTTGAGTTAAATGTCTCAACGCACATTGACTGGATTAGGCTAGCATTAAATTTGGTTCAGTAAGGCCCCCCGCTCACACAGGTCTACAGACCAGTCTCCAGATAAAAATGTGCATTCTCTAAACAATTAATGCATGTTTATATATTCAGTCCTGCAGGTCTAGAGATTGACGGTGACCCTCTGGCACATATATTTTTCCTGGGGAAACATATATATTCCCTGactggttggcaagtggttgcaaTCGCTTGGTGACGTTGGTGGCAAAGAGGAATATGGTCCTGCACCAAAACTCTCCTTATGATTCCTTTGGTTGATAACAGTTTGCATTGAAGATGTTGTCACTGCAGCAACTCTACTAGCAATCACAGtgatcacaaggaggttttagTTTTAGCCCCCTCTGTACAACTTCTAGCAACCACTCTCGACCCATTCatggaatacacattttttcccAGAGGACGGGAGGTTGCTATGGCACATCTCTAGGCCTATGTGACTGAGGGATAATTTATGTCCCTCTGAAGTTCAATAAATGATGTACCAATATGGTGACATATGGGAGTTAGGCTAAAATATAAATCCAAGGCTCGAAACAACAGTTCTTCAAAAGCAAGTCCACAAACAATTGTGGTCAAAAGTTTACATACATTCATCATGGCCATGAATGTCATGGCAGCTGAGGGCTTTTCAGCGAAACTGGTGCTGAAGGTTCCAGACAATATTAGCCTTATCTGGATTAGGCTAATATATTAGGTTCTTGGTTGACTACAACtagtagtttttcttttttcagaataaaaaggatttgtttgatGCCACTAATTGGATTGACCAATATTCAGAACGAACTCAGTCAAGATCAAAGAAAGACAATTGAAGACTTAAATTGGGAAGAATTCTTGGAGCCATTTCCaaacaactgcagattccaAGATAATTAACTTAAATGACTTTAAGTAAGTGTCATTCAGATGTGTTATCACTTTGCCAAGATGTGGAAGAAGACCCCAACTGTCACCCTCAAtaattgaaaacaaaaaaacaaaaaactgaaatatcaGAATGACTATGACATTCATGCGCAGTGcgagtgtgtgtaaaaatagACTTCAGACCAAAGgttaaatttaattaattgaTAATCTATGTCTGTACACACATAAGGCGTATACCAAGATGGCTATCTCTTTACTAACAACCTTAAGGCTTATAAACAGTCTGTGTATTTTACCGTTAGCTATCTTTAGCACGCTAAAATAGCTGGCAATAGGTCAACACTTTACGCATGCACTATTTTGTTACTGTTCAGTTTCTAGGAAGCACCATATTTGCCTTTAGTTGCATGTtagcaaaagacaaaacaaaaccaaatgtGTGTTGGTTCAGTGAACCCTGAGAGGATTTGTAGTTTTAAAAGCATTCATGAAGAGAACCTAAACAAAtgttgaaatgcaaatatataaCTGGCAACGTCACACGGAcgtcaaaaaaaaaaggtaaaaacccTTCCTACCTAGGTGGTAGTGCTGAAGTATAAGTGTGCCATCACTTCCCTGTCCAATAATGGTCGCCACTGTGATCTTCCTCATAGCGAGTTCACAGCGATATTTCTCATTCTCCTCAGTCTGCTGGATGTACAGTGTTGCCTCTCTTTTGGGTGTTGAGATCACCTTGTATGAggcaacacaaaaacatgaatattGGTTCAGGTACAGCTGTGAAAATGCATGATTTAAATTCATTGACAATCTGGAGGCAAAGAGAAGTGCAACGATTAGACAAAAGGTCTTACCATCAACCGTCTTGTCCCCTTTAAACTGTCCAAAAACTCCTTCAGCGCTGTTTTATCCTTCTCACTTGCCTCTCTGTTGGACTTTTTCccccttccttttcttttctttccttttttccctctgccttttttcttagacctctctttttcctttttgttctcCTTTCCACTCTGCTCAGTTTTATCTCCATTATTTTTCTCTACATTTCTCTTCTTTCCTTCTTCCACAGAT contains the following coding sequences:
- the ccdc80l2 gene encoding coiled-coil domain-containing protein 80, whose protein sequence is MSQFFTSRYLLLIAALWSLNSLGLLAAWQGFGDGKPKELLDPNVRDWGDYSDLPPGIEHGLGLEESREDGYNRKVGESSSSLAPEMDFLADFAGKKRLWVITAPSHSDQYLRMMEKQLEEMEQKGLNCHLAERDTYIVTIIQNAMMEGRIQKTTFQGDATVENLDPDTVTKLLHYLELTSQEQKFSMLVIKKNLQVSERFPYPVRVEAVLEVIDQFPMRKLEKMTRKGSHLRCKTTKKKIVKKRKKMTLSPQRRGNVTSVVALQRRQALDKKAALRSKIQDILSGRSRFVIRKPSTMRKPSSNNDPIKVQEKTRVTSPPSVSRSNEEVKKNSTHASVEEGKKRNVEKNNGDKTEQSGKENKKEKERSKKKGRGKKGKKRKGRGKKSNREASEKDKTALKEFLDSLKGTRRLMVISTPKREATLYIQQTEENEKYRCELAMRKITVATIIGQGSDGTLILQHYHLDSEPPLSGQAEHFLDLGAISLLRTELGLSSPDLFSMTVTDYDIKASRVFEAPPSSQALFDYIDNFPSRHREKEKERKNPPACSKDMGQPVVENSLLRFMSKRRLLLISAPSEDDYLFQQQLSAVRGQECPLGIRHFAVLKLIGTEGKASGTVELFPLNGRSQTEVESLTPDMVNNIREQLKINKDYFSMVVVGKDGDTKTWFPSPTWSLDNIYNLVDSMELRLQEEKLQKRLGIHCQEDRGRGGNEREHSHGYNEERAEKMHSYSQLEE